The Niastella koreensis GR20-10 genome includes a window with the following:
- the gpmI gene encoding 2,3-bisphosphoglycerate-independent phosphoglycerate mutase, with protein MQNNKAILVIMDGWGLGKVKSSDAIQNAKTPFVSSLYAKYPNTTLITCGELVGLPDGQMGNSEVGHLNLGAGRIVYQELQRINVAVRDGSFFKNEHLLKAIRYSKDNKKPLHLIGLVSDGGVHSHTNHLKAIITLCKQEGVSEVFVHAFTDGRDTDPKSGLGFVTDLQRHLNENVGKIATIDGRYYAMDRDKRWERVKLAYDAMVNGIGEKATDPLAAIEQSYAANVTDEFIKPTVILGADQKPLATIKDGDAVICFNFRTDRCREITEVLSQTDMPDFGMKKLSLNYTTMTEYDKTFKNVNVVFENDNLNNTLGEILANNGKKQIRIAETEKYPHVSFFFSGGREQPFEGERRIMIPSPKVATYDLKPEMSANEVTDAIVPEIEKESADFICLNFANADMVGHTGVFSAAIKAVETVDHCVERVVTAALAHGYTVFLTADHGNADYLINQDGTPNTAHTMNLVPLFIISNDFKGSVKPGKLGDIAPTILTVMHLPIPAEMTGEVLI; from the coding sequence ATGCAAAATAATAAAGCTATATTAGTCATCATGGACGGTTGGGGCCTTGGAAAGGTTAAATCTTCAGATGCTATTCAAAATGCAAAAACTCCTTTTGTAAGCTCATTGTATGCAAAATATCCTAATACCACATTAATTACCTGTGGCGAATTAGTAGGGTTACCCGATGGACAAATGGGAAACAGTGAAGTTGGCCACCTGAACCTGGGCGCCGGCCGTATTGTTTACCAGGAATTACAACGCATCAATGTTGCAGTACGCGATGGTTCCTTTTTTAAAAACGAACATTTATTAAAAGCCATCCGCTACAGCAAAGACAATAAAAAACCTTTACACCTCATAGGCCTGGTAAGCGATGGCGGCGTACACTCTCACACCAATCATTTAAAAGCCATCATCACCCTGTGCAAACAGGAAGGTGTTTCCGAAGTATTTGTTCATGCATTCACCGATGGCCGAGATACCGACCCTAAAAGCGGATTGGGCTTTGTGACCGACTTACAGCGTCACCTGAACGAGAACGTTGGTAAAATTGCCACCATAGATGGCCGGTATTATGCCATGGACCGCGATAAACGATGGGAACGGGTGAAACTTGCTTACGATGCTATGGTAAATGGCATTGGCGAAAAAGCAACCGATCCACTGGCAGCCATTGAGCAATCTTATGCCGCCAACGTTACCGATGAATTTATAAAGCCAACGGTTATCCTTGGCGCCGATCAAAAACCTTTGGCTACCATAAAAGATGGTGATGCGGTTATCTGTTTTAACTTCCGCACCGACCGCTGCCGGGAGATCACCGAAGTGCTTTCGCAAACCGATATGCCTGATTTTGGCATGAAGAAACTGTCGCTGAACTATACCACCATGACGGAGTATGATAAGACTTTCAAAAACGTGAACGTGGTATTTGAGAACGATAACCTGAACAATACGCTGGGTGAAATTCTGGCCAATAATGGCAAGAAACAGATCCGCATAGCCGAAACTGAAAAATACCCGCACGTATCTTTCTTTTTCAGTGGGGGCCGTGAGCAGCCTTTTGAAGGTGAACGCCGCATTATGATCCCTTCCCCTAAAGTGGCAACGTACGACCTGAAGCCTGAAATGAGCGCAAACGAAGTAACCGACGCCATTGTTCCGGAAATTGAAAAAGAATCAGCTGATTTTATTTGTCTGAATTTTGCCAATGCCGACATGGTGGGTCACACCGGCGTTTTCTCTGCCGCCATTAAAGCTGTTGAAACCGTTGACCATTGTGTTGAGCGCGTGGTAACTGCTGCACTGGCGCATGGGTATACTGTTTTCTTAACTGCCGATCACGGTAATGCCGATTACCTGATTAACCAGGATGGTACGCCCAATACCGCCCACACTATGAACCTTGTGCCTTTGTTCATTATCTCTAATGATTTTAAAGGATCTGTAAAACCAGGTAAACTGGGCGATATTGCTCCCACTATTCTTACCGTGATGCACCTTCCTATTCCGGCAGAAATGACTGGTGAGGTGTTGATTTAA
- a CDS encoding DUF4783 domain-containing protein, translated as MVAISLVLVSFTPLYSIDDVVAAMKTGNANQLSKYFDSRIDLSLPGKSDNYSKSQAEMILKDFFANNTVKNFVVKHKGEQNGSQFCIGLLQTKNGNFRTKFFMKQKGDQQVVQELGIEVTE; from the coding sequence ATGGTAGCCATTTCGCTGGTCCTGGTGTCATTTACCCCCCTTTATTCTATCGACGACGTGGTAGCTGCCATGAAAACCGGTAATGCCAATCAGCTCTCGAAGTATTTTGACAGCCGCATTGATCTATCATTGCCAGGTAAGAGCGATAATTACAGCAAAAGCCAGGCTGAAATGATCTTGAAAGATTTTTTTGCCAACAATACTGTAAAGAACTTCGTAGTAAAACATAAAGGGGAGCAAAATGGCTCCCAGTTCTGCATCGGATTACTGCAAACCAAAAACGGGAACTTCCGCACTAAATTCTTTATGAAGCAAAAAGGCGACCAGCAGGTTGTTCAGGAGCTTGGGATTGAAGTAACGGAGTAA
- the nadC gene encoding carboxylating nicotinate-nucleotide diphosphorylase — MLTFNEQLHLLIEAALHEDIGDGDHSTLSAIPADARGKAVLKIKQAGTIAGMQVAEAIFRYKEPGARFIAFKKDGDTMLPGENAFEVIATVHTILQCERLVLNCMQRMSGIATLTRQYTDQLKGYATKLLDTRKTTPGFRLLEKEAVRIGGGHNHRMGLYDMIMLKDNHIDYCGGLEKAIERAWEYVQQVKPGLKIEVETRSLDDVKRVVAFGKVDRIMLDNFTPQQLSQALKIINGQYETEASGGITLENITEYAQTGVDYVSVGALIHQAVSLDLSLKAVIA; from the coding sequence ATGCTCACATTCAACGAACAGCTACATCTATTAATAGAAGCGGCGCTGCACGAAGACATTGGCGACGGAGATCACTCCACCTTATCGGCTATACCTGCCGATGCAAGAGGAAAAGCCGTGTTAAAGATCAAACAGGCCGGCACTATTGCCGGTATGCAGGTTGCTGAAGCTATTTTCAGGTATAAAGAACCTGGCGCACGGTTTATTGCTTTTAAAAAAGATGGCGATACTATGTTGCCCGGCGAAAATGCATTTGAAGTAATTGCCACGGTACATACTATTCTGCAATGCGAAAGGCTGGTGTTGAATTGCATGCAGCGCATGAGCGGCATTGCCACCCTCACCCGTCAATATACTGACCAGTTAAAAGGATACGCCACCAAATTACTGGATACGCGCAAAACCACGCCTGGTTTCCGGCTTCTGGAAAAAGAAGCAGTGCGTATTGGCGGCGGTCACAATCACCGCATGGGGTTGTATGATATGATCATGCTGAAGGATAACCATATTGATTATTGCGGAGGCCTTGAAAAAGCCATCGAACGGGCCTGGGAATATGTACAACAGGTAAAACCCGGGTTAAAAATTGAAGTGGAAACCCGCAGCCTGGATGATGTTAAACGGGTGGTGGCCTTTGGCAAAGTTGACCGTATTATGCTGGATAATTTTACCCCCCAGCAGCTTAGTCAGGCGTTGAAAATAATAAACGGTCAGTATGAAACCGAAGCCAGTGGTGGAATAACCCTCGAAAATATTACCGAATATGCTCAAACCGGCGTAGATTATGTAAGCGTTGGCGCACTTATTCACCAGGCAGTGAGCCTTGATTTGAGTTTAAAGGCGGTTATTGCATAG
- a CDS encoding translation initiation factor, translating into MSKKNKPDNKGFVYSTDPNFKFEEEQKGRSQTLPPEQQKLRIWLNTRLRAGKAVTLIVDFAGTEDDLEDLGKKLKNYCGTGGSAKDGEILIQGDQRDKVLQWLLKNGYKNSKKAG; encoded by the coding sequence ATGAGTAAAAAGAATAAGCCCGATAACAAAGGCTTCGTATACAGCACCGATCCCAACTTCAAATTTGAAGAAGAGCAAAAAGGCCGATCACAAACATTACCACCCGAACAACAGAAATTACGCATCTGGTTAAATACCAGGTTGCGTGCCGGCAAAGCGGTTACCCTCATCGTTGATTTTGCAGGAACCGAAGATGACCTGGAAGACCTGGGCAAGAAGCTGAAGAACTATTGCGGTACAGGAGGTTCTGCCAAAGATGGCGAGATCCTTATCCAGGGCGATCAACGCGATAAAGTATTACAATGGCTGTTAAAGAATGGCTATAAAAACAGCAAGAAGGCGGGGTAG
- a CDS encoding NADP-dependent isocitrate dehydrogenase, producing MKIAVAKGDGIGPEIMSAVLKIFDANKVPLEYEVVDMGKWVFDKGFSNGMTPEAQQTIERLGVLFKGPMETPKGKGVKSVNVTARKTWNTYANKRVFQTLHGVDTVFSKAGIPIDITVVRENIEDTYGGIEHMLTQDVALSRRFITRPGSLQVIRYAFEMARQKKARRITCSHKANIMKITDGLFLDCFYEVAKEYPELKADDVIVDDLCMKLVTRPDTFDVVVLTNLQGDIVSDLCAGLVGGLGFAPSANIGDHICIFEAVHGTAPDIAGKNIANPTALLLSGFAMLRHLGLTENAAVIENALLYTLEQGVHTGDFGDKSKPSLNTTEFADAIISNFGKTPELNAKEIIPNKPGTPTPLKLEKNTMLETKEVEQEKIIGVDMFIESNEQPDVIAKKCQRHAGVKFNLINISNRGTQVWPTGSVYTNLVNQYNVRFESIDNYPLNQQDIIGLYVSLSGDFKIPSLELLNMWGDKKSYSSAAGQ from the coding sequence ATGAAAATTGCAGTGGCCAAAGGCGACGGCATAGGTCCCGAGATCATGAGTGCCGTTTTAAAGATCTTCGACGCCAATAAAGTTCCCCTGGAATATGAAGTGGTTGACATGGGAAAATGGGTATTCGACAAGGGTTTTTCAAATGGAATGACTCCCGAAGCCCAACAAACCATCGAGCGCCTGGGCGTATTATTCAAAGGCCCCATGGAAACCCCAAAAGGCAAAGGCGTTAAGAGTGTGAACGTTACTGCTCGCAAAACCTGGAACACCTACGCCAACAAACGCGTTTTTCAAACCCTGCACGGCGTTGATACTGTTTTCTCCAAAGCCGGCATCCCCATCGACATAACTGTAGTTCGCGAAAATATTGAAGATACCTATGGTGGCATCGAGCACATGCTTACGCAGGACGTTGCCTTAAGCCGCCGCTTTATTACCCGCCCCGGTAGCTTACAGGTTATCCGCTATGCATTTGAAATGGCCCGCCAGAAAAAGGCCCGCCGCATCACCTGCAGCCACAAGGCCAACATCATGAAGATCACCGATGGTTTGTTCCTCGACTGCTTTTATGAAGTAGCCAAAGAATATCCTGAACTGAAAGCAGATGATGTAATTGTTGACGACCTGTGCATGAAGCTGGTTACCCGCCCCGATACGTTTGATGTAGTGGTACTCACCAACCTGCAGGGCGATATCGTATCTGACCTGTGCGCCGGTTTGGTAGGTGGTTTGGGTTTTGCGCCCAGCGCCAACATTGGCGACCACATCTGTATTTTCGAAGCAGTGCATGGTACAGCGCCTGATATTGCCGGTAAGAACATTGCCAACCCCACGGCCTTATTGTTAAGCGGGTTTGCTATGCTTCGTCACCTGGGCCTTACCGAAAATGCAGCTGTTATTGAAAATGCATTATTGTATACGCTGGAACAAGGCGTGCACACCGGCGACTTTGGTGATAAAAGCAAACCAAGCCTTAATACCACTGAGTTTGCCGATGCCATCATCAGCAACTTTGGTAAAACGCCTGAATTAAATGCCAAAGAAATAATACCTAATAAACCAGGTACGCCTACGCCGTTGAAACTGGAAAAGAACACCATGCTGGAGACAAAAGAAGTGGAGCAGGAAAAGATCATTGGTGTTGATATGTTCATCGAAAGCAATGAACAACCCGATGTGATCGCTAAAAAATGTCAGCGTCATGCGGGTGTGAAATTCAACCTCATCAATATCAGCAACCGCGGCACCCAGGTATGGCCTACCGGATCGGTTTACACGAACCTGGTGAACCAGTACAACGTTCGCTTTGAAAGCATCGATAATTATCCGCTGAACCAACAGGATATCATAGGCCTGTACGTTAGTTTAAGTGGTGATTTCAAAATACCATCACTGGAGTTATTGAATATGTGGGGTGATAAGAAATCGTACAGTTCAGCAGCAGGGCAATAA
- the apaG gene encoding Co2+/Mg2+ efflux protein ApaG, translated as MVSKISEGIEISVETFYQPDYSNPVSGEYMFAYRITIENHNNYPVKLHRRHWYIIDSNGTNREVEGEGVVGVQPTLQPGERYQYVSGCNLRSEMGKMHGTYLMENLFNKTSFDVNIPVFEMIVPFKMN; from the coding sequence ATGGTCTCAAAGATTTCCGAAGGCATAGAAATAAGTGTCGAAACGTTCTATCAACCCGATTATTCCAACCCTGTATCGGGAGAATATATGTTTGCCTACCGGATCACCATTGAAAATCACAACAACTATCCAGTTAAACTGCACCGCCGCCACTGGTATATTATCGACAGCAATGGAACCAATCGTGAAGTAGAAGGCGAAGGGGTAGTAGGCGTTCAACCCACTTTACAACCCGGCGAGCGGTATCAGTATGTAAGCGGTTGCAACCTGCGCAGCGAAATGGGTAAAATGCATGGCACCTATCTCATGGAGAATTTGTTTAATAAAACATCGTTCGATGTGAATATTCCCGTGTTTGAGATGATTGTGCCGTTTAAGATGAATTGA
- a CDS encoding peptide MFS transporter, giving the protein MSQTATANPDVLHDVVIPAKKGHPKGLYILFATEMWERYNYYGMRAILVLFMTKVLLFDKAFASNLYGSYTSLVYLTPLVGGYISDRYWGNKRSIILGGLVMAIGEFVLFFCASLYKSAPDISSILFFTGLGLMIAGNGFFKPNISSMVGQLYPKGDRRSDAAYTIFYMGINVGGAIGPFVCGWVGEYDFKWSFLVAGIGMLISVIVQRAFQSKYVKSPEGKPLGEIPANSPKQFSNPLNIVLGLLLFAGVLIAMLYIDAKKFSYLTYLLIASVLFIAFVIFSDKSLSKIERQRISVIFIVAFFVIFFWSAFEQAGASLTFFADEQTNRQVGFNFPVWSIIGVSALLLVYIISLFKRAARNLGTAYDKELRATIYGLLFLFAASIVAGNIYLISLHKQSVELNEIPAAWFQSLNSIFVVTFAPFFAWMWLKMGKREPTSPFKMAMGLALLALGYLWIAFGVKNVQPGIKVSMIWLTGMYALHTWGELSLSPIGLSLVNKLAPFKFASLLMAVWFLANAAANKLAGVLSALYPESGKTTSFLGYHMTNLYDFFMLFVGMAGVASLILFLLTKQLKKMMHVDAA; this is encoded by the coding sequence ATGTCTCAAACTGCCACCGCTAACCCCGATGTATTACACGATGTTGTAATACCCGCCAAAAAAGGACATCCGAAAGGATTGTACATTCTATTTGCCACTGAAATGTGGGAACGATACAACTACTATGGCATGCGGGCCATATTGGTGTTATTCATGACCAAAGTTTTGTTATTCGACAAAGCTTTCGCCAGTAACCTGTATGGCAGTTATACCAGCCTCGTTTACCTCACTCCTCTTGTTGGCGGTTATATTTCCGACCGTTACTGGGGAAATAAACGTTCTATCATTCTCGGCGGTTTGGTAATGGCCATTGGTGAGTTTGTACTTTTTTTCTGCGCTTCCTTATATAAGTCTGCCCCCGATATTTCTTCCATTCTTTTCTTTACCGGACTGGGTTTAATGATTGCCGGTAACGGTTTCTTCAAACCCAATATCTCTTCCATGGTAGGCCAGTTGTACCCCAAGGGCGACCGTAGAAGCGATGCTGCGTACACCATATTCTATATGGGTATTAACGTAGGTGGCGCTATCGGACCTTTTGTTTGTGGTTGGGTAGGTGAATATGATTTTAAATGGTCGTTCCTGGTGGCAGGCATTGGTATGCTGATAAGCGTAATTGTTCAAAGAGCATTTCAATCCAAATATGTAAAATCCCCCGAAGGGAAGCCATTAGGTGAAATACCCGCCAATTCGCCCAAGCAGTTTTCCAACCCGCTGAACATAGTGCTGGGTCTGTTGCTTTTTGCAGGCGTACTAATTGCAATGCTATATATAGATGCAAAAAAATTCAGCTACCTCACCTACCTGTTAATAGCCAGCGTACTGTTTATTGCATTTGTTATTTTCTCCGACAAATCATTAAGCAAAATTGAACGCCAGCGTATTAGCGTCATTTTTATAGTTGCTTTCTTCGTGATCTTCTTCTGGTCGGCGTTTGAACAGGCAGGCGCTTCGCTTACCTTTTTTGCCGATGAACAAACCAACAGACAGGTAGGGTTCAATTTCCCTGTCTGGTCAATAATTGGTGTATCAGCGCTTTTACTGGTTTATATTATTTCACTTTTCAAAAGAGCAGCCAGGAACCTTGGTACCGCTTATGATAAAGAATTAAGAGCTACTATATATGGACTGTTATTCCTTTTTGCGGCATCAATTGTTGCCGGAAATATTTATTTGATTTCGTTGCATAAGCAATCCGTTGAATTAAATGAAATTCCTGCCGCCTGGTTCCAGTCGTTGAACTCCATCTTCGTGGTAACCTTTGCCCCGTTTTTTGCCTGGATGTGGCTAAAGATGGGCAAACGCGAACCAACGTCGCCATTTAAAATGGCTATGGGTTTGGCCCTGCTGGCCCTGGGTTATTTATGGATAGCCTTCGGAGTAAAGAATGTTCAACCCGGGATTAAAGTGAGCATGATCTGGCTTACCGGTATGTATGCCCTGCACACCTGGGGTGAACTGTCGTTATCACCTATCGGTTTGTCGCTGGTAAATAAACTGGCGCCATTCAAATTCGCTTCTTTATTAATGGCCGTTTGGTTTTTGGCCAATGCGGCAGCAAATAAATTAGCCGGTGTGCTGAGTGCCCTGTACCCTGAATCCGGTAAAACCACCAGTTTCCTGGGTTATCATATGACCAACCTGTACGATTTCTTTATGCTGTTTGTAGGGATGGCGGGTGTAGCGTCGCTGATCCTGTTCCTGCTTACAAAGCAGTTGAAGAAGATGATGCATGTTGACGCGGCGTAG
- the purD gene encoding phosphoribosylamine--glycine ligase, whose amino-acid sequence MNILLLGSGGREHALAWKLAQSKQCDQLFIAPGNAGTSQYGNNVNLSIIDFGAIKQFVLDNNITLVVVGPEEPLVKGVTDFFRKDDQLKQVVVIGPSQYGAQLEGSKAFAKKFMMRHGIPTAAYREFDESNYAEGITYLQQHALPIVLKADGLAAGKGVLICQSHVEAIAEYELMLQHSKFGDASKKVVVEEFLTGIELSVFALTDGKDYVLLPEAKDYKRIGEGDTGLNTGGMGAVSPVPFADETFMKKVIDKVVKPTVRGLEQEAIDYKGFVFFGLIKVGDEPYVIEYNCRMGDPETEVVMPRLKTDLVELFMATDNGTLNTIKIEQDSRYACTVMAVSGGYPGNYDKGFVISGLNKTVPADSLVFHAGTSLKDGNVVTSGGRVLTVTSYGNTVTAAVARSKETLQQISFEGMYYRQDIGFEFE is encoded by the coding sequence ATGAATATTTTACTCTTAGGATCTGGCGGCCGGGAACATGCCCTGGCCTGGAAACTCGCACAAAGTAAACAATGTGATCAGTTATTTATTGCACCCGGAAATGCCGGCACCTCGCAGTATGGCAACAATGTCAATCTTTCGATCATTGATTTTGGCGCCATTAAGCAGTTTGTCCTGGACAACAACATCACATTAGTGGTGGTTGGTCCGGAAGAACCGCTGGTAAAGGGTGTGACCGATTTCTTTAGAAAAGACGACCAACTGAAACAGGTGGTGGTTATTGGTCCTTCACAATATGGGGCGCAACTCGAAGGCAGCAAGGCCTTTGCCAAGAAATTCATGATGCGTCATGGCATTCCCACAGCGGCTTACCGCGAATTTGATGAAAGCAACTATGCCGAAGGCATTACTTATTTACAGCAGCATGCCCTGCCCATTGTGCTGAAAGCCGATGGCCTGGCGGCCGGTAAAGGCGTGCTTATTTGCCAGTCGCATGTAGAAGCGATTGCCGAATACGAGCTGATGTTGCAACACAGCAAATTTGGCGACGCCAGCAAAAAGGTAGTGGTGGAAGAGTTTTTAACCGGCATTGAGCTGAGCGTTTTTGCATTAACCGATGGCAAAGACTACGTATTACTGCCTGAAGCCAAGGATTATAAAAGGATCGGCGAAGGAGATACCGGATTGAATACCGGTGGAATGGGCGCCGTAAGCCCCGTACCGTTTGCCGATGAAACCTTTATGAAAAAGGTGATAGATAAAGTGGTAAAACCAACTGTTCGCGGCCTGGAACAGGAAGCGATCGACTATAAAGGATTTGTGTTTTTCGGCCTCATTAAGGTAGGCGATGAACCGTATGTAATTGAATACAACTGCCGGATGGGCGACCCCGAAACTGAAGTGGTAATGCCCCGCCTGAAAACCGACCTGGTGGAGCTGTTCATGGCCACCGATAACGGTACGCTTAACACCATAAAAATCGAGCAGGACAGCCGATATGCCTGTACTGTAATGGCTGTAAGCGGCGGCTACCCCGGTAACTACGACAAAGGATTTGTAATAAGCGGGTTAAATAAAACCGTACCGGCCGATAGCCTGGTTTTCCATGCAGGAACTTCACTGAAAGATGGCAATGTGGTAACCAGTGGCGGCCGGGTACTTACTGTAACTTCTTATGGCAATACGGTAACTGCTGCCGTTGCCAGATCGAAGGAAACGCTGCAACAGATCTCGTTCGAGGGTATGTACTACCGGCAGGATATCGGCTTCGAGTTCGAGTAA
- a CDS encoding tryptophan 2,3-dioxygenase family protein, protein MQQQKQVHYSDYLQLDKILNAQTLESDLLQQHAHDEMLFIVIHQAYELWFKQLLFEIDSVAAIMQKPAVNDNSPELQTVVHRLNRMVTILKVLVHQIDIMETMTPMDFLDFRDMLRPASGFQSWQFKLVEAKLGLKYQQRHGQEYYISQLRQQQIDLIKQTEKERSFIELLNTWLERMPFFEEESNWEHYKQVTQTPPLLKEVGRGPSPFWGDYRYIYASGLAEAEQNNLQFFDAVFADESASPERQLSPKACRAALFIMLYRGYPILQLPFQLLNGLLEIDEQLSTWRYRHMSMVQRMIGTRIGTGGSTGRDYLKGALDKHYIFAEISRLTSFLIERRKLPVLSHEMENRLGFAG, encoded by the coding sequence ATGCAACAACAAAAACAAGTACACTACAGTGATTATCTGCAATTAGACAAGATCCTGAACGCTCAGACCCTGGAAAGTGACTTACTGCAGCAGCATGCCCATGATGAAATGCTGTTCATTGTCATTCACCAGGCTTACGAGCTTTGGTTCAAACAATTGCTGTTTGAGATCGATTCGGTGGCTGCCATTATGCAAAAGCCGGCAGTTAACGACAATTCGCCAGAACTGCAAACCGTTGTTCACCGGTTAAACCGCATGGTAACCATTTTGAAGGTGCTGGTGCATCAGATAGACATTATGGAAACCATGACACCGATGGATTTTCTCGATTTCCGGGATATGCTTCGGCCCGCATCGGGTTTTCAAAGCTGGCAGTTTAAACTGGTAGAAGCCAAGCTGGGCCTCAAATACCAGCAACGCCATGGCCAGGAATACTACATTTCCCAATTAAGGCAACAGCAAATCGATCTCATTAAACAAACGGAAAAAGAAAGATCGTTTATTGAACTGCTTAACACCTGGCTGGAACGCATGCCCTTTTTTGAGGAAGAATCAAACTGGGAACATTACAAACAGGTAACCCAAACTCCTCCCCTATTGAAGGAGGTCGGGAGGGGGCCATCTCCTTTCTGGGGGGACTACCGTTATATTTATGCCAGTGGACTGGCTGAAGCCGAGCAAAACAATCTACAGTTTTTTGATGCGGTGTTTGCAGATGAGTCGGCTTCGCCCGAAAGACAATTATCGCCCAAAGCCTGCCGGGCAGCGCTTTTCATTATGTTATACCGCGGTTATCCCATTTTACAATTGCCTTTTCAGCTGCTGAATGGTTTGTTGGAAATTGATGAACAATTAAGCACCTGGCGGTACCGGCACATGAGCATGGTACAGCGAATGATAGGCACCCGTATTGGTACCGGCGGCAGCACTGGCCGCGACTATTTGAAAGGTGCATTGGACAAACATTACATTTTCGCAGAAATAAGCCGGCTTACGAGCTTTTTGATTGAAAGAAGAAAGCTGCCGGTTTTAAGCCATGAAATGGAGAACAGACTTGGCTTTGCAGGATAA
- a CDS encoding rod shape-determining protein yields MGLFNFFTQEIAIDLGTANTLIIHNDEVVVNEPSIVALDRNNPKTVLAVGKRALMMHEKTHESIRTVRPLKDGVIADFNAAELMIREMIKMIYPKKPLFPPSWRMMICIPSSITEVEKRAVRDSAEQAGAKEVYLLHEPMAAALGIGIDVEEPVGNMIIDIGGGTTGITVIALAGIVCDQSIRIAGDEFTADIMEALRRYHSLLIGERTAEQIKINIGAAMKDLDNPPDDIPVNGRDLVTGIPKQIMVSYQEIAEALDKSIFKIEEAILKALEMTPPELAADIYRRGLYLTGGGALLRGLDKRLSQKIKLPVHVADDPLKSVVRGTGLALKNYDRYPFVMR; encoded by the coding sequence ATGGGCTTATTCAACTTTTTCACCCAGGAGATTGCCATCGATCTGGGCACTGCCAATACCCTAATCATACATAATGACGAAGTAGTGGTGAATGAACCGAGTATTGTAGCGCTGGACCGTAACAACCCTAAAACGGTTCTGGCAGTAGGGAAACGGGCGTTGATGATGCATGAAAAGACCCATGAGAGCATCCGCACTGTTCGCCCGCTTAAAGACGGTGTAATTGCCGACTTTAACGCAGCAGAATTAATGATCCGGGAGATGATCAAAATGATCTACCCCAAAAAGCCTTTGTTCCCCCCAAGCTGGCGGATGATGATATGCATCCCTTCCAGCATTACCGAGGTGGAAAAAAGAGCGGTGCGCGACAGCGCTGAGCAGGCAGGCGCCAAAGAGGTGTACCTGTTGCACGAACCCATGGCTGCTGCCCTGGGTATTGGCATTGATGTAGAAGAGCCGGTTGGTAACATGATCATCGATATCGGTGGTGGTACTACCGGTATCACTGTAATTGCCCTGGCAGGTATCGTGTGCGACCAGAGTATTCGTATCGCCGGTGACGAGTTCACTGCCGACATTATGGAAGCTCTCCGCCGCTATCACAGCTTGCTGATTGGTGAAAGAACTGCCGAACAAATTAAAATAAACATTGGTGCGGCTATGAAAGACCTGGATAATCCACCAGATGATATTCCAGTGAACGGCCGCGACCTGGTAACCGGTATTCCTAAACAGATCATGGTTAGCTACCAGGAAATTGCCGAAGCGCTCGATAAAAGCATCTTTAAAATTGAAGAAGCGATCCTGAAGGCGCTTGAAATGACCCCTCCCGAATTAGCTGCCGATATTTACAGACGCGGTTTATACCTCACTGGCGGTGGAGCCCTGCTGCGTGGTTTGGATAAACGCCTGAGCCAAAAAATTAAATTGCCTGTGCACGTGGCTGACGATCCATTAAAAAGCGTAGTACGCGGAACCGGCCTGGCACTGAAAAATTATGATCGCTATCCATTTGTGATGCGTTAA